The genome window AGCTCCGTCGTGCTCTTCACCTCCGAAATCGCCATGGACGAGTTTGTGAACTGCACGGACGCGACCTGGCTCAGATGTTTGCGGAAGAAAGTCTCGTAGGATTCCGTGTCGCGCGTGATGACGCGCAGCAGATAGTCCGTCTCGCCGAGCAGCGTGTGGCACTCGACGACCTCGGGAAAGCGGCGAATCGCGTCCTCAAAGGCGGGCAGCGTGCGCTGGCCGTGCGCCTGAAGCTTCACATGCGCGAAGACCATCATGTTGAGGCCGAGCTTCTTGCGGTCGAGGATGGCGACGCGCCGCTGGATGATGCCCGCCGCCTCCAGCTTCTCGATACGCCGCCACACCGACGATTGCGAAGCGCCCGCGCGGGCGGCAATTTCCGCCGTGGATAGCGACGCGTCGGCCTGAAGCAGCATGAGAATGGTGCGGTCGACGGGATCGAGCGGGTAAGCGGCGGTGCCGGGCATGGATGCATCTCCTCTGCGGCCTATTAGCGCGATTGCGCCTAAAATATGCTCTCAATCGCGTTTTGTGAAAGCCTTAATCCGACGCTCGCAACACCTCTCAGAACTTTGCAAAGTCTTTTCAGTTCTCTCATGGGATACTCATAGTCCGACCATGGGAGAAGCCAATGGACACATTAGCGTCTGCGCCCTCCATCAGCCTCGACGACAAGTATCGCGTCGATCAAGGCCAGGTCTTTGTCACGGGCGTGCAGGCTCTTGTCAGGCTTCCGCTTCTCCGCCGCCAGATCGACGTGGCCATGGGCCTCGACACAGCGGGTTTTATCTCCGGCTATCGTGGTTCTCCGCTCGGCATCTACGACAAGCAGCTTTGGCAGGAGAAGAAGCGCCTCGCCGAAAGCCACATCGTGTTCCAGCCGGGCGTGAACGAGGAACTCGCGGCGACGGCCGTATGGGGTAGTCAGCAGGCATCGCTTTTCCCCGGCGCGCGTCATGACGGCGTGTTCGGCATCTGGTACGGCAAGGGGCCGGGCGTGGATCGCTCCGGCGACGCCTTCAAGCACGCGAATTTCTTTGGCACCGCGAAAAATGGGGGCGTGCTGGCGCTCGCGGGCGACGACCACTCGTGCAAATCCTCGACGCTGCCGAACCAGAGCGATTTCGCCTTCGCGGACGCCGAAATTCCCGTGCTCAGCCCCGCCGACATCGCCGAAATCATCGAATTCGGCATTAAGGGCTTCGACCTCTCGCGCTTCGCGGGGCTTTGGGTCGGCCTGAAAGCCATCTCCGACACGATGGACGCAAGCGCAACCGTGCGCATCGATCCGCTGCGCTACCGTTCGTTCGCGCCGTATGGCGTGGCCGAGCCGCTCGGCGGGCGCAACGCGCGGCTTGGCCGGACGCCGCCTGAGCAGGAGGAAATCCACCGCCATTTCCGCCTTCCGGCCGCGATGGCCTTTGCGCGCGAAAACGGCTTCGACCGTCTCGCCATCGACAGCCCCGCCGCCCGCTTCGGCATCGCGGCTTCGGGCAAGGCCTATCTGCATGTGCGGCAGGCGCTGCGCGATCTCGGCCTTTCCGACGCAGAAGCGGCGGCGCTCGGCCTTCGCGTGTACAAGATCGGCCTCGTCTGGCCGCTGGAGGATCACAGTGCGCGCGCGTTTGCGAACGGCCTCGAAACCGTGCTCGTGGTGGAAGAACGCCGCGACATGATCGAGCATCAGCTTCGCGCGGCGCTTTATGGGCTGCCGGACGGACGCCGCCCGCGCATCCTCGGCAAGCGCGACCTCGACGACCGCCCGCTCATAAGCGACGTGCTCGACATCGACACCGCGCATGTGACGCGCGCGATCCTTCGCGTTCTGCCGGAAGCGATGAAGACGCCGCGCATGAAAGCCGCCGAGGTGCGCCTCGCGGAGGCCGCGCAACAGGCTGCCGCCGCGCCGATCCATCTGCGCACGCCGTATTTCTGTTCCGGCTGTCCGCACTCGACCTCGACGAAGGTGCCGGACGGAAGCCGTGGCATGGCGGGCATCGGGTGCCACTATCTCGCCACCATGATGAACCGCAACACCGACGTTTACACCCAGATGGGTGGGGAGGGCGTGCTGTGGGTTGGTCAGGCGCCGTTCACCGACGAGACCCACGTCTTCGCCAATCTCGGCGACGGCACCTATTTTCACTCGGGCAGCCTCGCGATCCGGCAGGCCATCGCGGCGGGCGCGAACGTCACCTACAAGATCTTGTATAACGACGCGGTCGCCATGACCGGCGGCCAGCCGGTCGACGGCCAACTCACCGTGCCGCAGATTGCGGCCCAGATGCGCGCCGAGGGCGTTTCCCGTATCGCCATCGTGAGCGACGATCCCGACCGCCACCGCCGCGACCCCGTGATCCCTGCGGGCACGAGTTTCGACCACCGTTCGCGGCTCGACGCGGTGCAGCAGGAACTGCGCTCCGTGCCGGGCGTGAGCGTCCTCATCTACGATCAGGTTTGCGCCACCGAGAAGCGCCGTCGCCGCAAGCGCGGCCTTATGGAACAATCGGATAGGCGGCTGCTTATCAACACAAGCGTCTGCGAAGGTTGCGGCGATTGCTCCCGCGCCTCCAACTGCCTTTCGGTCGAGCCGGTCGAGACCGAGTTCGGCCGGAAGCGCAGAATCAACCAATCTACATGCAATCAGGACGCGACCTGCGTCGATGGGTTCTGCCCGAGCTTCGTGTCGGTTTACGGAGGCACGCGCAAACGCGCGCAGGCGGCGCACGCGTCGCCCAACATGCCCGATCCCGCGCTGCCCGCGATCCCCGAAGATGGCTACAACATGTTGATGACGGGCATCGGCGGGCTCGGCATCACCTCGCTTGCCGCGATCCTCGGCATGGCAGCCCATCTCCACAGCCGTCAGGTTCGCGTCGTGGATCAGATCGGCCTCGCGCAGAAGGGCGGCGGCGTCTATTCGCACCTGCGCATCGGCGAGCCGCAGACGGAGCTTTTCAGCCCGCGCATCGGTGCGGGGCAGGCCGATCTCGTGCTGGCGGCCGATATCGTTGTCGCGCACGGCAAGAACGGCCTGCCGATGATGAGCGAGGCGCGCACCGCCGTCGTTGCCGATCCGCGCATCACGCCGACCGCCGAATTCGTCCGCGACAACGCCGTCGCCTTCGATGTGCCCGCCATGACAGCACGGCTCGCGAAGCGCGCCCGCGCGGTCCACGAATGCCCGGCGCAGGCCATCGCGGTCGCGCTCGTCGGCGACGCGATCTTCGCCAACATGGTGCTGACGGGTTTTGCCTGGCAGAAGGGCCTTATCCCACTCGAACGCGGTGCGATCCTGCGCGCGATCGAGCTGAATGGCGCGAGCGTCGACGCGAACAAGCGCGCCTTCGCGTTCGGCCGCGAGGCGGCGCTCTGGCCCGACCGCATCGCGGCGCTGCTCAATCCCGCGCCGAAACTCGCACAGACGCTCGACGACCTCGTCGGCCTTCGCGCAGCCGAACTCGCCGCCTATCAGGATGTGGCCTATGCCGCGCGCTATCTCGCGTTCATCGACCGGGTCCGCGAGCGCGAAATCGCCGTCGCGCCGCAAAGCGAGGCGCTGACCCGCGCGGTCGCGCAGAACCTCTTCCGGCTCATGGCGATCAAGGACGAATATGAAGTCGCGCGGCTCTACACGGACGGCGCCTTCGCGGAGCAGATCAGCGCTGAGTTCGACGGCGACGTGAAACTCAAGTTCCATCTTGCGCCGCCGATCTTCGGCCGCCGCGATCCCGACACCGGGCAACTCAAGAAGATGACCTTCGGGCCGTGGATGCTGCCGGTGCTGCGCGTTCTCGCCAAAGGCAAGCGCTTGCGTGGAACGTGGCTCGACCCGTTTGCGCGGCTCGCCGAACGCAAGGTCGAGCGCGCGCTTCTCGCCGACTACGAGGCGCGTATCGAGCGGCTCCTGCCATCGCTGACGCGCGCCAATCTGAGCCTCGCCGCTGCCTATGCCGCCGTGCCGGACATCATCCGCGGTTTCGGCCATGTGAAGGAAGCCAACATCGCGAAGGCAACGGCCCGTTATGCCGAGCTTGAAGCGGCTTTCGCAACGGACGGACAGACGCGGAAGGCCGCCGAATAGCCGTTCCGCCCTGTTGACAGCAAGCCTCCCTCAAGCGCCTCATTATAGAAAACAAGAGCGGGAGGACGTCATGGCCAGCTATCGCGGTCTCGATTTCGGGCTGGGCGAGGAAGCCGACATGCTGCGCGACAGCGTGCGCGCCTTCGCCGACGACAATATTGCGCCGCGCGCGGCCGAGATCGACCGCTCGAACGCTTTCCCGCGCGATTTGTGGCAGCCCATGGGCGCGCTCGGCCTTCACGGCATCACGGTCGAAGAGGAATGGGGCGGCGCGGGGCTCGGCTATCTGCATCATTGCATCGCCGTCGAAGAGGTGAGCCGGGCGAGCGCGAGCGTGGGGCTTTCCTATGGCGCGCATTCCAATCTCTGCGTGAACCAGATCCGCCGCAATGGCGCGGACGAGCAGAAACGCCGCTACCTGCCGAAGCTTATCTCCGGCGAACATGTCGGCGCGCTCGCAATGTCGGAGGCGGAGGCCGGGTCCGATGTCGTGTCGATGCGCACGCGGGCCGAGAAGCGCGGCGACCGCTATGTGCTGAACGGCACGAAGATGTGGATCACCAATGCGCCGCACGCCGACGTGCTCGTGGTCTATGCGAAGACCGACCCCACCGCCGGGCAGCGCGGTATCACAGCGTTCCTGATCGAAAAGGGCATGCCGGGGTTTACCGTCTCGCCGAAGCTCGACAAGCTCGGCATGCGCGGCTCAGACACGGCCGAACTTGTCTTCGAGGATTGCGAGGTGCCGGAGGCGAACGTCATGGGCGGCGAGGGGCGCGGCGTCTCGGTGCTGATGTCTGGCCTCGATTATGAGCGCGCCGTGCTTGCCGCCGGACCGCTCGGCATCATGCAGGCGGCGCTCGACATCGTGCTGCCCTACATCCACGAGCGCAAGCAGTTCGGCAAGCCCATCGGCACGTTCCAGCTCGTGCAGGGCAAGGTTGCCGACATGGCGGTCGCGCTGAATTCGGCCCGCGCCTACGTCTACGCGGTCGCGCGCGCCTGCGATCGGGCGCAGACGACGCGCGAGGATGCTGCAGGCGCGATCCTCTATGCGGCGGAAGCGGCGACGCGCGTCGCCCTCGACGCGATCCAGCTTCTCGGCGGCACCGGCTATATCAACGACACGGCGACGGGGCGGCTCCTGCGTGACGCGAAGCTGTACGAAATCGGAGCGGGCACGAGCGAAATCCGCCGCATGCTCATCGGTCGCGAGCTATTTGGCAAAATGTGATTTGATGTCATTTTATGTGTAATAGCCACCAGCGGACAGGTTGCCAATTTTGCTCGATGTGATACAGTCTGGCAAAATGGAGGATGAAATGGCGCGCAGAAAAAAGGACGAACGGCCGGATGGCGCGCCCTCGCGGGGGACCGGCTTCGAGGAAGCGCCGCAGGCTCCGTTCGTCGCGGACGACACTGAAAAACCAGGCTTCGGGGCCGCGAACCGCCTGCGTCTGACGCTTGGCCCCGGCGGCCGCGTGGTGATACCGGCGGCGCTTCGCGAAGCGATGCAGGTGGAAGAAGGCGACGCGCTTCTCGCCTGGCTGGAGGATGGCGAACTCCATGTGTTGAGCCCGCGCGTCGGCGCGAGACAGGCTCAGGCGATGATGAAAGGACTGCTTGGAAGCGGTCTCGCCGACGACCTCATCAAGGACCGGCGGCGTGAGGCGGAGGCGGAAACGCGTGGCTAGAAAGCGCACATGTGCCCGCGCGCCACTGCCGAGGCGCCGCTGATGTGCGCTGCGATCGTGCTCGACGCCTCGGCCATCCTCGCGCATCTCGGCGGCGAGCCCGGCGCAGACCGTGCCGAGGCTTTTTTCGGAAACGCCGCGATGTCCTCCGTGAACCTCTCCGAGGTGGTGGCGAAACTTCAGGAGCGCGGTGCCGACATGCCGCTCGTTCGCGCGGCGCTTTACCGCTACGGCCTCGAAATCGTGCCGTTCGACGAAGACCTCGCCTTTCGCGCGGGCGCGCTGCGCGTTGCGACGAAGGCCTTCGGCCTTTCGCTCGGCGACCGCGCTTGCCTTGCGCTCGCAGAAAAACTGCGCCTGCCGGTGCTGACCGCCGACCGGACATGGCGCGACATCGCTCTTTCGGTGGAGGTGCACGTCTTGCGTTAGGGCCGCCCGTTTTCGGAACGGCTCCTCGATACTATTCGGATCGTCTTGCGGTGAAGTCGCGTTCCGCCTGTGCGGGACGAATCCAGGAGCGGGCATGGCAGTCTTGAACAGCGTCATCGACAGGCGCTCCGCAGCTTTCCGGGCGAATGCGGAGGCGATGACGGCTCTCGTCGCGAGGCTTCGCGAAAAGGCCGCGCTCGCGCAAGGTGGCGGCGGGGCTGAGGCATGCGCGCGGCACGTCGCGCGAGGCAAGCTTCTCGCGCGGGACCGCATCGCGCTGCTTATCGATCCGGGGTCGCCCTTCCTCGAAATCGGAGCGCTCGCCGCCCACGGTCTTTATGGCGGCGACGCGCATGCGGCGGGGGTCATTGCGGGGATCGGGCGCGTGTCGGGCGTCGAATGCATGATCGTCGCCAACGACGCGACCGTGAAGGGCGGCACCTATTATCCGCTGACGGTAAAGAAGCATCTTCGCGCGCAGGACATCGCCCGCGCGAACCGGCTGCCGTGCCTCTATCTCGTCGATTCGGGCGGTGCGTTCCTGCCGATGCAGGATGAGATCTTCCCCGACGAGCGCCATTTCGGCCGCATCTTCTACAATCAGGCGCAGATGTCGGCGGAGGGCATCCCGCAGATCGCGCTCGTCATGGGGCCGTGCACGGCGGGCGGGGCCTATGTGCCCGCGATGTGCGACGAGAGCGTCATCGTGAAGGGTAACGGTACGATCTTTCTCGGCGGTCCGCCGCTCGTGCGCGCCGCGACCGGGGAAATCGTCACGGCGGAGGAACTCGGCGGCGCGGACGTGCATGCGCGCCAGTCCGGCGTCGTCGACCACTATGCGGAGAGCGACGCGCACGCCATCGGCATCGCGCGGCGCATCGTGTCGCGGCTCAACCGCACGAAGCCCGCGTCGCTCGACATCGCGCCGCCCCGCGATCCGGCCTACCCGGCCGACGAGCTTTACGGCATCGTCGAAGCCGACGCGCGGAAGCCCTACGATGTTCGCGAAATCATCGCTCGCCTCGTCGACGGCTCCGACTTCGACGAGTTCAAGGCGCTCTACGGTCCGACGCTCGTCTGCGGTACGGCGCGCATCCACGGGTACCCCGTCGGCATCCTCGCCAATAACGGCATCCTGTTTTCCGAAAGCGCGCTGAAGGGTGCGCATTTCATCGAACTCATGGACCAGCGCGGCATTCCGCTCGTCTTTCTGCAAAACATCACGGGCTTCATGGTCGGCCGGAAATACGAGGCGGGCGGCATCGCCAAGGACGGCGCGAAACTCGTCACGGCGGTTTCGACGGCGAGCGTCCCGAAATATACCGTCGTCATCGGCGGCTCATATGGGGCGGGCAATTACGGCATGTGCGGACGCGCCTTTGGCCCGCGCTTCCTGTGGATGTGGCCGAACGCGAAGATCTCCGTTATGGGCGGT of Rhodomicrobium vannielii ATCC 17100 contains these proteins:
- a CDS encoding Lrp/AsnC family transcriptional regulator: MPGTAAYPLDPVDRTILMLLQADASLSTAEIAARAGASQSSVWRRIEKLEAAGIIQRRVAILDRKKLGLNMMVFAHVKLQAHGQRTLPAFEDAIRRFPEVVECHTLLGETDYLLRVITRDTESYETFFRKHLSQVASVQFTNSSMAISEVKSTTELPLSLL
- a CDS encoding indolepyruvate ferredoxin oxidoreductase family protein, producing MDTLASAPSISLDDKYRVDQGQVFVTGVQALVRLPLLRRQIDVAMGLDTAGFISGYRGSPLGIYDKQLWQEKKRLAESHIVFQPGVNEELAATAVWGSQQASLFPGARHDGVFGIWYGKGPGVDRSGDAFKHANFFGTAKNGGVLALAGDDHSCKSSTLPNQSDFAFADAEIPVLSPADIAEIIEFGIKGFDLSRFAGLWVGLKAISDTMDASATVRIDPLRYRSFAPYGVAEPLGGRNARLGRTPPEQEEIHRHFRLPAAMAFARENGFDRLAIDSPAARFGIAASGKAYLHVRQALRDLGLSDAEAAALGLRVYKIGLVWPLEDHSARAFANGLETVLVVEERRDMIEHQLRAALYGLPDGRRPRILGKRDLDDRPLISDVLDIDTAHVTRAILRVLPEAMKTPRMKAAEVRLAEAAQQAAAAPIHLRTPYFCSGCPHSTSTKVPDGSRGMAGIGCHYLATMMNRNTDVYTQMGGEGVLWVGQAPFTDETHVFANLGDGTYFHSGSLAIRQAIAAGANVTYKILYNDAVAMTGGQPVDGQLTVPQIAAQMRAEGVSRIAIVSDDPDRHRRDPVIPAGTSFDHRSRLDAVQQELRSVPGVSVLIYDQVCATEKRRRRKRGLMEQSDRRLLINTSVCEGCGDCSRASNCLSVEPVETEFGRKRRINQSTCNQDATCVDGFCPSFVSVYGGTRKRAQAAHASPNMPDPALPAIPEDGYNMLMTGIGGLGITSLAAILGMAAHLHSRQVRVVDQIGLAQKGGGVYSHLRIGEPQTELFSPRIGAGQADLVLAADIVVAHGKNGLPMMSEARTAVVADPRITPTAEFVRDNAVAFDVPAMTARLAKRARAVHECPAQAIAVALVGDAIFANMVLTGFAWQKGLIPLERGAILRAIELNGASVDANKRAFAFGREAALWPDRIAALLNPAPKLAQTLDDLVGLRAAELAAYQDVAYAARYLAFIDRVREREIAVAPQSEALTRAVAQNLFRLMAIKDEYEVARLYTDGAFAEQISAEFDGDVKLKFHLAPPIFGRRDPDTGQLKKMTFGPWMLPVLRVLAKGKRLRGTWLDPFARLAERKVERALLADYEARIERLLPSLTRANLSLAAAYAAVPDIIRGFGHVKEANIAKATARYAELEAAFATDGQTRKAAE
- a CDS encoding isovaleryl-CoA dehydrogenase, with the protein product MASYRGLDFGLGEEADMLRDSVRAFADDNIAPRAAEIDRSNAFPRDLWQPMGALGLHGITVEEEWGGAGLGYLHHCIAVEEVSRASASVGLSYGAHSNLCVNQIRRNGADEQKRRYLPKLISGEHVGALAMSEAEAGSDVVSMRTRAEKRGDRYVLNGTKMWITNAPHADVLVVYAKTDPTAGQRGITAFLIEKGMPGFTVSPKLDKLGMRGSDTAELVFEDCEVPEANVMGGEGRGVSVLMSGLDYERAVLAAGPLGIMQAALDIVLPYIHERKQFGKPIGTFQLVQGKVADMAVALNSARAYVYAVARACDRAQTTREDAAGAILYAAEAATRVALDAIQLLGGTGYINDTATGRLLRDAKLYEIGAGTSEIRRMLIGRELFGKM
- a CDS encoding AbrB/MazE/SpoVT family DNA-binding domain-containing protein, which codes for MARRKKDERPDGAPSRGTGFEEAPQAPFVADDTEKPGFGAANRLRLTLGPGGRVVIPAALREAMQVEEGDALLAWLEDGELHVLSPRVGARQAQAMMKGLLGSGLADDLIKDRRREAEAETRG
- a CDS encoding PIN domain-containing protein, whose amino-acid sequence is MCPRATAEAPLMCAAIVLDASAILAHLGGEPGADRAEAFFGNAAMSSVNLSEVVAKLQERGADMPLVRAALYRYGLEIVPFDEDLAFRAGALRVATKAFGLSLGDRACLALAEKLRLPVLTADRTWRDIALSVEVHVLR
- a CDS encoding carboxyl transferase domain-containing protein produces the protein MAVLNSVIDRRSAAFRANAEAMTALVARLREKAALAQGGGGAEACARHVARGKLLARDRIALLIDPGSPFLEIGALAAHGLYGGDAHAAGVIAGIGRVSGVECMIVANDATVKGGTYYPLTVKKHLRAQDIARANRLPCLYLVDSGGAFLPMQDEIFPDERHFGRIFYNQAQMSAEGIPQIALVMGPCTAGGAYVPAMCDESVIVKGNGTIFLGGPPLVRAATGEIVTAEELGGADVHARQSGVVDHYAESDAHAIGIARRIVSRLNRTKPASLDIAPPRDPAYPADELYGIVEADARKPYDVREIIARLVDGSDFDEFKALYGPTLVCGTARIHGYPVGILANNGILFSESALKGAHFIELMDQRGIPLVFLQNITGFMVGRKYEAGGIAKDGAKLVTAVSTASVPKYTVVIGGSYGAGNYGMCGRAFGPRFLWMWPNAKISVMGGEQAATVLAIVRRQALEAKGATLGEAEEEALKAPIRAQFETQADPYYATARLWDDGIIDPADTRMVLALALSAGLNAPAERGRFGVFRM